In one Gossypium hirsutum isolate 1008001.06 chromosome D09, Gossypium_hirsutum_v2.1, whole genome shotgun sequence genomic region, the following are encoded:
- the LOC107891750 gene encoding transcription termination factor MTEF18, mitochondrial has product MFICRIRRKVSKLSKMIANLDKFVVFSHVVYDKSDVVQNPCSVSLNARSFRSSRLLCESVQSSSSGLAIQISRTAKTGARDVLFEYLHSTRGFSFMDAEHISKNSPHFFEKLLSKFDPEEDVVKSLSKFLRYNPINEFEPFLESLGLSPAEITSLIPQRLMFLTDDSVMLENFRVLRDYGIPRIKMGKMYKESREIFEYDYGILASKLKAYENLGLSKAIVIKLVSCCPSLLVGGVDAEFAAVLEWFKELGMKKDEIGGFVSGKGIYDWGRMLDTLDFLDRVGYTDEQLHNLLKTNPALLFQGSGKKVYVLFGRLLKLGLKMNEVYSLFMQNPHILSVKCTKNFCKALDFLFDIVMQTEDIVHIVSTRMELMGSYSLKGPKTVCRELNIKRDELCQIIKEDPLKWFDVASKSKIQSSIRVASKDPSTFLEKTAFLSRLGYLENSDEMLKALKQFRGRGDQLQERSDCLVNAGLDSNVVKNLIKQAPMVLNQSKDLLEKKIDCLTNWLGYPLESVVAFPAYLCYDMERINQRFSMYAWLRERGAAKSMLSLSTILACSDARFVKYFVLVHPEGPAKWDSLKNSLNTA; this is encoded by the coding sequence ATGTTTATATGCAGAATCAGGAGAAAAGTCTCTAAGTTGTCTAAAATGATTGCTaatttggacaagtttgttgtttTCTCTCATGTTGTCTATGATAAATCCGATGTTGTTCAAAACCCATGTTCTGTTTCATTGAATGCTAGATCTTTTAGGAGTTCTAGACTTCTCTGTGAGTCCGTACAATCATCGAGTTCGGGTTTAGCGATTCAGATCTCGCGAACGGCTAAAACCGGGGCTCGAGATGTTTTATTCGAATACTTGCATTCCACTAGGGGCTTTAGTTTCATGGATGCTGAACATATAAGCAAGAACTCGcctcatttttttgaaaaattgttgTCCAAGTTTGATCCTGAGGAAGATGTGGTGAAATCTTTGTCTAAATTCCTTAGATACAATCCTATTAACGAGTTTGAACCGTTCCTCGAGAGTCTTGGGTTGAGCCCTGCGGAGATAACGTCTCTCATTCCGCAGAGATTGATGTTTTTAACTGATGATAGTGTCATGCTCGAGAATTTTCGTGTCTTACGGGATTATGGGATTCCTCGTATTAAGATGGGAAAGATGTACAAGGAGTCTAGGGAGATCTTCGAATATGATTACGGGATATTGGCTTCGAAACTTAAGGCTTACGAGAATTTGGGTCTCAGCAAAGCAATAGTTATAAAGCTTGTTAGTTGTTGCCCATCTCTTTTGGTCGGTGGTGTTGATGCGGAATTTGCTGCGGTTCTCGAGTGGTTTAAAGAATTAGGAATGAAGAAGGATGAGATTGGAGGGTTTGTATCAGGTAAGGGCATATATGATTGGGGTAGAATGCTCGACACACTTGATTTTCTCGATAGAGTGGGTTATACTGATGAGCAGTTacataatttgcttaaaacaaATCCGGCATTGTTGTTTCAAGGTTCTGGGAAGAAGGTTTATGTACTATTTGGCCGGTTACTCAAATTAGGTCTCAAGATGAACGAGGTTTATTCCTTGTTTATGCAGAATCCGCATATCTTGTCGGTTAAGTGCACCAAAAACTTTTGTAAGGCATTGGATTTCTTGTTTGATATTGTGATGCAAACCGAAGATATTGTGCACATTGTATCTACACGCATGGAACTAATGGGTTCGTATTCTTTGAAAGGACCTAAAACGGTTTGTAGAGAGTTAAACATTAAGAGAGATGAATTATGCCAAATTATAAAGGAGGATCCGTTGAAATGGTTTGATGTGGCTTCAAAATCGAAGATTCAAAGCAGTATCCGGGTAGCTTCGAAAGATCCAAGTACATTCCTTGAGAAAACTGCTTTCTTATCGAGATTAGGCTATTTGGAAAACTCAGACGAGATGTTGAAAGCATTGAAGCAGTTCCGAGGCAGAGGGGATCAACTTCAGGAGAGATCCGATTGTTTGGTAAATGCAGGTTTGGACAGCAACGTTGTCAAGAACCTAATCAAACAGGCTCCGATGGTGCTTAACCAGTCGAAGGACTTGCTCGAGAAGAAAATCGATTGCTTAACAAACTGGTTAGGGTACCCGCTCGAATCCGTTGTGGCATTCCCTGCATATTTATGTTACGACATGGAAAGAATTAATCAAAGGTTTTCGATGTATGCTTGGCTAAGGGAGAGAGGAGCCGCCAAGTCGATGTTGTCATTGAGCACCATACTCGCGTGTTCGGATGCTCGATTTGTCAAGTATTTCGTATTAGTCCATCCTGAAGGTCCAGCCAAATGGGATAGTCTAAAGAATTCATTGAATACAGCGTAA